One Methanobacteriales archaeon HGW-Methanobacteriales-1 DNA window includes the following coding sequences:
- a CDS encoding UPF0280 family protein: MFREKINIQETQINLVTDLNNHQLSGFILKQRMEIINFSRRNPEFLTSLEPLVINDGPLVVKLMARAGRKAEVGPMAAVAGTISQLSLSFLLEKGSNYSIIDNGGDIALKVNKDINTGLYAGTSSLSGSIGFKIKANKTPLGICTSSGTVGHSISFGRSDSVTVFASEASTADALATSIANTAQGINDHDAVQNSLNHADDFKEHFKGVMVVVGENAGTMGKIPQLVKTDKKAVLGDLFEI, encoded by the coding sequence ATGTTCAGAGAAAAAATAAACATTCAGGAAACCCAAATAAACCTGGTAACTGACTTAAATAATCACCAGCTTTCTGGATTTATTTTAAAGCAAAGAATGGAAATTATAAACTTCTCTCGCAGAAATCCTGAATTTTTGACATCACTCGAACCACTAGTAATTAATGATGGGCCTTTAGTTGTGAAATTAATGGCTCGCGCTGGTAGAAAAGCAGAAGTAGGACCTATGGCTGCAGTGGCCGGGACCATTTCCCAGCTTTCACTTTCTTTTTTATTAGAAAAAGGATCAAATTATAGTATTATTGATAATGGGGGAGATATTGCCCTTAAAGTAAATAAAGATATTAATACTGGCCTTTATGCTGGAACATCTTCCCTTTCAGGAAGCATTGGATTTAAAATCAAGGCAAATAAAACGCCATTAGGCATATGCACTTCTTCAGGGACCGTGGGCCATTCCATTAGTTTTGGAAGGTCCGATTCAGTGACGGTATTTGCTTCCGAGGCCAGTACTGCAGATGCTCTGGCCACATCAATTGCCAATACTGCCCAAGGAATCAATGATCATGATGCAGTTCAAAATTCTTTGAATCATGCAGATGATTTTAAAGAGCATTTTAAAGGAGTAATGGTCGTTGTAGGGGAAAATGCAGGGACTATGGGTAAAATACCCCAATTAGTAAAAACTGATAAAAAAGCCGTTTTAGGTGATTTATTTGAAATTTAA